Proteins encoded by one window of Chloroflexota bacterium:
- a CDS encoding GatB/YqeY domain-containing protein: MSLLQRLRDDLNHTLKAGDKARLLVLRLLIANINNAQIAKGRDAPMDDGDVVAVINKQAKQHRESIDAFRKGNRSDLVAKEEGELAVLLEYLPQQMSREEILVAARQVIKEVEAQGPGDKGKVMSKLMAQLKGKAPGAEVSNVVSELLDGS; this comes from the coding sequence GTGTCTTTACTACAAAGGTTGAGAGATGACCTCAACCACACCCTGAAAGCAGGCGACAAAGCCCGTCTTTTAGTTCTTCGTTTGTTGATAGCAAACATTAACAACGCTCAGATTGCCAAAGGCAGAGATGCCCCCATGGATGACGGCGACGTAGTAGCCGTCATTAACAAACAGGCAAAACAACATCGGGAAAGCATAGATGCCTTTCGCAAGGGAAACCGCAGTGACCTGGTCGCCAAAGAGGAGGGTGAGCTTGCTGTTCTGCTGGAATATCTGCCTCAACAGATGTCCAGGGAGGAAATCCTGGTTGCCGCTCGCCAGGTGATTAAAGAGGTGGAGGCACAGGGCCCCGGTGACAAAGGCAAGGTGATGTCGAAGCTCATGGCTCAACTCAAGGGGAAAGCACCAGGCGCTGAAGTAAGCAATGTGGTATCGGAGCTGCTAGATGGTTCATGA
- the rpsU gene encoding 30S ribosomal protein S21 produces MADVNIGDNESFESLLRRFNRRVQQDGILAEIRRRGSYEKLSVKNKKKEATKKRKSGRGPRTFVPREQ; encoded by the coding sequence GTGGCCGACGTAAACATCGGTGATAACGAGAGCTTCGAGAGCCTGCTGCGCAGGTTCAATAGAAGAGTGCAGCAGGATGGTATCCTCGCTGAGATCAGACGCCGGGGATCCTACGAGAAGCTCAGCGTAAAGAACAAGAAAAAAGAGGCTACCAAGAAACGCAAGAGCGGCAGAGGCCCAAGGACCTTCGTTCCACGAGAACAGTAA